The window GGCGGCCACCACCCCGCGTCCACCCGCGCCGCCAACCGCCACCGGTTTGCCCCGAAGCTCGGGATTGTCGCGCTGTTCGACGCTGGCGAAGAAGGCATCCATGTCGACATGGATGATCTTCCTCAGCCCCAATTCCCCTGCGGGAGCTGCGGCCCCGTCATCGTCGCGGGAAGGCGCTTCGCTTGCCATGCGCACACAAATAGAACCTTGGCGCGCGCGAAGGAACTGTTGCTGGAACCAATCACCTGCCGTGCCATTTTGTGCACATGCGAAAAGAACAGTGGTCTTCGGGCGAACCCCTTGGCAATGGCCGCCCGATGGCCACCCAGCTTGCCCCTTCTTCCCCTGCTGCATCGCCCGCCCGCAAGGCCTTGGGCGAGCGTGAGCTGATGTGGATGATGGCGCTGCTGATGGCGCTGAACGCCTTCGGGATCGACGCGATCCTGCCCGCCCTCGATGCGCTGGCAGCCGATCTGTCGGTGAGCGGGAATGACCGGCAATTCGTGATCGGGGTCTATCTCCTCACCGCTGGCATGGGCGCGCTGGTGCCCGGCGCGCTGGCCGACCGTTTCGGACGGCGGCCGATCCTGCTGGGTTCGATCGCGGTCTATATCGTGCTCTCGGTGATGAGCGCGCTGGCGCCGACCTATGACGCGCTGATCGCGGTGCGCGGGTGCCAGGGCTTCTTTGCCGCAGGGATCGTCGCCCTGCCGCCCGCGATCATCCGCGACCGGGTGGGCGGCGACAAGATGGCGCGCATGATGAGCCTCATCTTCGTGATCTTCCTGATGGTGCCCGCCGTCGCGCCGACCGTGGGCGAGGCGATCCTGCAAGTGGGCAGCTGGCGGGCGATCTTCGGCTTCATGGCGGTGCTGGGCGTGGCGGTGGGTCTGTGGGTGCATCTGCGTCTGCCGGAAAGCCTTTCGGACGAAAACCGCCAGCCGATCATGCCGCGTATCATTCTCGCCAACATGGGCCGCGCGCTCGTGCTGCCGAGCGTGGCGGGCTACGTTATCGGCTCGGCGCTGGTGTTCGGCGCGCTGTTCGGCTTCATCAATTCCTCGCAGCAGCTGATCACCGAGACCTTCGGCGCGGGCGACATCTTCCCGCTGGTCTTCGCGATCTGCGCCGGGTCGATGGCGCTGGCGAGCTGGTCGAACTC is drawn from Erythrobacter sp. and contains these coding sequences:
- a CDS encoding multidrug effflux MFS transporter; this translates as MATQLAPSSPAASPARKALGERELMWMMALLMALNAFGIDAILPALDALAADLSVSGNDRQFVIGVYLLTAGMGALVPGALADRFGRRPILLGSIAVYIVLSVMSALAPTYDALIAVRGCQGFFAAGIVALPPAIIRDRVGGDKMARMMSLIFVIFLMVPAVAPTVGEAILQVGSWRAIFGFMAVLGVAVGLWVHLRLPESLSDENRQPIMPRIILANMGRALVLPSVAGYVIGSALVFGALFGFINSSQQLITETFGAGDIFPLVFAICAGSMALASWSNSRIVERFGARRVSHAALFGFIIVSACQVMFAFQPEEHLWHFVPLMAINMALLGFIGSNFGAIAMNPFFAIAGAASSAHGFVRMTTAALLGGAIGYAFDGTARPLALALLASGLVCLVLVLWSEKGKLFGPSDAELSR